The genome window CGGCTCTGGGAGCCGCTGTACCTGCAGATCCTCGGGCGCAGTGTGCTCCTCTCGCTGGTCGCCACGCTGCTGGCGCTGGCGGTGAGCTATCCGATGGCGCTGGTCATCGCCCGGGCCACACGCTGGCGGGCGCTGTTGCTCTTCCTGGTGGTGCTGCCGTTCTGGACCTCGTTCCTGGTGCGGACCTACGCGACGATCTTCCTGCTGCGTGATACCGGCCTCGTCAATCAGGCACTGATGGGGCTCGGCCTGATCAGCGCGCCACTGCAGCTGCTCTACACGCCAGGTGCCGTGCTGTTCGGGCTCGTCACCGGCTACATCCCGTTCATGGTGTTGCCGATCTACGGATCGCTCGAGAAGCAGGATCCGGCGCTGCTTGAGGCCGCCGAGGCACTTGGCGCACGCAGCTGGCGCCGATTCTGGCGAGTCACCTGGCCGCTCTCGCTGCCCGGCGTGGTGGCGGGGTCGCTGCTGGTGTTCATCCCCGCGCTGGGATCGTTCCTCACCAGCGACCTGCTGGGTGGGGCCAAGGTGATGCTCATCGGCAACCTGATCCAGAACCAGTTCACCACCTCGCGCAACTGGCCCTTCGGTTCGGCGCTGTCGTTCCTGCTGCTGAGCTTCGTCTTGCTTGGCATGGTGCTGCGCGCGCGTAGCCGGGGCGACGAGGTGGCATCGTGAGGCGCCGACTGATACCGGCCATTGCCGCTATCGGCTACCTCTCCGTTCACGTGCCGCTGCTGCTCCTCGTGCTCTGGAGCTTCAATGCCTCGCGGAGTGGCGCTCGCTGGGACGGATTCTCGTTCGTCTGGTACCAGCGGCTGCTCGAGCGGGCGGACCTGCTGATCGCGCTGCGGACTTCGCTCGTCGTCGGACTCTCGGCAACCCTTCTCGCTACCGCGTTCGGGACCCTCGCCGCACTCGCGCTCGCCCGCGGGCGCCTGCGCCGTGCCGCGTGGCTCGAAGGGTCGCTCGCCCTCTCGATCGTGACCCCTGAAGTCATTGCCGGCATTTCGCTGCTGATTCTCTTCGGGGCTTTCGGGCTGCCGCTGGGATACCTCTCGCTCATCGTCGCGCACACCGCGTTTGCGCTGCCCTTCACGATCCTTGTGGTGCTCGCGCGGCTGCGTGGCATGGACGAAACGCTCGAAGAGGCGGCTCTCACG of Gemmatimonadota bacterium contains these proteins:
- a CDS encoding ABC transporter permease; this encodes MKGIRRRILATMHRRPALGAGFLLLPAALWLAIFFAVPLGIMASYAFRPRHILGGVYGGWTTAHISRLWEPLYLQILGRSVLLSLVATLLALAVSYPMALVIARATRWRALLLFLVVLPFWTSFLVRTYATIFLLRDTGLVNQALMGLGLISAPLQLLYTPGAVLFGLVTGYIPFMVLPIYGSLEKQDPALLEAAEALGARSWRRFWRVTWPLSLPGVVAGSLLVFIPALGSFLTSDLLGGAKVMLIGNLIQNQFTTSRNWPFGSALSFLLLSFVLLGMVLRARSRGDEVAS
- a CDS encoding ABC transporter permease; the encoded protein is MRRRLIPAIAAIGYLSVHVPLLLLVLWSFNASRSGARWDGFSFVWYQRLLERADLLIALRTSLVVGLSATLLATAFGTLAALALARGRLRRAAWLEGSLALSIVTPEVIAGISLLILFGAFGLPLGYLSLIVAHTAFALPFTILVVLARLRGMDETLEEAALTLGADELTTFRRVTVPLLMPGIVGAALLAFTLSFDDFVITFFTAGPGTSTLPLLVYGMVRRTVEPSVNALSAILVVVTTLLLLLAQKALGVTRGAPGGAALERHTNSP